Proteins encoded together in one Thermomonospora curvata DSM 43183 window:
- the cobN gene encoding cobaltochelatase subunit CobN, with translation MRVLLLSTADTDLLAARAAGAGYVTANPTRIDVAELPALTEGVDAVVVRLLGGRKTWPEGVAALRASGLPLVLLGGEADPDAELMELSTVPAGVAAEALNYLREGGAANLRELARFLSDAVLLTGEGFAPPVRMPAYGVRGERPRRDGRPTVGVVFYRAHELSGNTAFIDTLCEAIERHGANALPVFCASLRGAEPGLLDLLGQADALIATVLAAGGSVASPACAGGDEDAWDAGALAELDVPVIQGLCLTTSRRAWEDSDAALSPMDAAMQVAIPEFDGRLISVPFSFKEEGPDGIPVYRADPERADRVAAIAVKHARLRHIPPQRRRVAIVLSSYPTKHSRVGNAVGLDTPASAVRLLRRLAEAGYDLGDDHTLWRDPAGGDALIHALIAAGGHDTEWLTEEQLRRAAARVPLRTYTAWFAGLPGDLRERIREHWGEPPGELYVDGTDIVLAALRFGNVVLMIQPPRGFGENPVAIYHDPDLPPSHHYLAAYRWLAETFGADAVVHLGKHGTLEWLPGKGLGLSASCAPDAVLGDLPLVYPFIVNDPGEGTQAKRRGHATIVDHLVPPMARADTYGELARLEQLLDEYATVQALDPAKLPAVRAQIWTLIKAAQLHHDLQQEEMPGEEEFDDFLLHVDGYLCEVKDVQIRDGLHILGQAPEGEARVNLVLAVLRAAQVWGGRAGALPGLRAALARRYGVEEKELLAEPGRRVRVHSAPHDERTPAGTGEPGQHAPPGGEEDGAAPEGAIPVPHALAARWKRWPEPPHTASDVVDILEDLARHLVEGMESRGWDPAASGTVLAEVLGEAPSPDDGPLEELLHFAATELVPRLAATAGELDAVLHALDGGHVPAGPSGSPTRGLVNVLPTGRNFYSVDPKAIPSRNAWEVGMALADSLLRRHLEETGAYPAGVGLTVWGTSAMRTQGDDIAEVLALIGCRPVWDDASRRVTGFEVIPLEELGRPRIDVTLRISGFFRDAFPHVIALLDDAIRTVAELAEPPDRNYLRAHALEDRAAHGDWRRATTRIFGSKPGAYGAGLLPLIDARNWRDDRDLAEVYAVWGGYAYGRGLDGREARADMEAAFRRIAVAAKNADTREHDIVDSDDYFQYHGGMVAMVRALTGRSPAAYIGDSAVPDQVKTRTLAEETRRVFRARVVNPRWIAAMRRHGYKGAFELAATVDYLFGYDATAGVVDDWMYQTLAEKYVFDEENRAFMTRSNPWALRGITERLLEAVDRGLWTDPDPDVLDRLRTVYLALEGDLEDED, from the coding sequence ATGCGCGTGCTGCTGCTGTCCACGGCCGACACCGACCTGCTGGCCGCCCGCGCGGCCGGGGCCGGGTATGTGACCGCCAACCCCACCCGGATCGACGTGGCGGAGCTGCCCGCGCTCACCGAGGGCGTGGACGCGGTGGTGGTCCGGCTGCTGGGCGGGCGCAAGACCTGGCCGGAGGGGGTGGCGGCGCTGCGGGCGAGCGGGCTGCCGCTCGTCCTGCTGGGCGGGGAGGCCGACCCGGACGCCGAGCTGATGGAACTGTCGACCGTCCCGGCGGGGGTCGCCGCCGAGGCGCTGAACTACCTGCGCGAAGGCGGCGCCGCCAACCTGCGGGAGCTGGCGCGGTTCCTGTCGGATGCGGTGCTGCTGACCGGCGAGGGCTTCGCCCCGCCGGTCCGGATGCCCGCCTATGGGGTGCGCGGCGAGCGCCCCCGCCGCGACGGCAGGCCCACCGTGGGGGTGGTCTTCTACCGGGCGCACGAACTGTCGGGCAACACCGCGTTCATCGACACCCTGTGCGAGGCGATCGAACGGCACGGCGCCAACGCGCTGCCGGTCTTCTGCGCCTCGCTGCGCGGCGCCGAGCCCGGCCTGCTGGACCTGCTGGGGCAGGCGGACGCGCTGATCGCCACCGTGCTGGCGGCCGGCGGGTCGGTCGCCTCCCCGGCCTGCGCCGGAGGCGACGAGGACGCCTGGGACGCCGGTGCGCTGGCCGAACTGGACGTGCCGGTGATCCAAGGGCTGTGCCTGACCACCTCCCGCCGGGCCTGGGAGGACTCCGACGCCGCCCTGTCGCCGATGGACGCGGCGATGCAGGTGGCCATCCCCGAATTCGACGGACGGCTGATCTCGGTGCCGTTCTCCTTCAAGGAGGAGGGCCCCGACGGCATCCCCGTCTACCGGGCCGACCCCGAACGCGCCGACCGGGTGGCCGCCATCGCCGTCAAGCACGCCCGGCTGCGGCACATCCCGCCGCAGCGGCGCCGCGTGGCGATCGTGCTGTCGTCCTACCCGACCAAGCACTCCCGCGTCGGCAACGCCGTCGGGCTGGACACCCCCGCCTCGGCGGTGCGGCTGCTGCGCCGCCTGGCCGAGGCCGGCTACGACCTCGGCGACGACCACACCCTCTGGCGGGACCCGGCCGGTGGCGACGCCCTCATCCACGCGCTGATCGCCGCCGGCGGCCACGACACCGAGTGGCTGACCGAAGAGCAGCTGCGGCGCGCCGCCGCCCGCGTCCCGCTGCGGACCTACACCGCCTGGTTCGCCGGGCTCCCCGGCGACCTGCGTGAACGCATCCGTGAACACTGGGGCGAGCCGCCGGGTGAGCTGTATGTGGACGGCACCGACATCGTGCTGGCCGCGCTGCGGTTCGGCAACGTGGTGCTGATGATCCAGCCGCCCCGGGGTTTCGGGGAGAACCCGGTGGCGATCTACCACGACCCCGACCTGCCGCCGTCCCACCACTACCTGGCCGCCTACCGGTGGCTGGCGGAGACGTTCGGCGCGGACGCGGTGGTCCACCTGGGCAAGCACGGCACGCTGGAGTGGCTGCCGGGCAAGGGGCTGGGCCTGTCGGCCTCGTGCGCGCCCGATGCGGTGCTCGGCGACCTGCCGCTGGTGTACCCGTTCATCGTCAACGACCCGGGCGAGGGCACCCAGGCCAAACGCCGCGGCCACGCCACGATCGTCGACCACCTGGTGCCGCCCATGGCCCGCGCCGACACCTACGGCGAGCTGGCCCGGCTGGAGCAGCTGCTGGACGAGTACGCCACCGTCCAGGCCCTGGACCCGGCCAAGCTCCCGGCGGTGCGCGCCCAGATCTGGACGCTGATCAAGGCCGCGCAGCTCCACCACGACCTGCAGCAAGAAGAGATGCCCGGGGAGGAGGAGTTCGACGACTTCCTGCTGCACGTCGACGGCTACCTGTGCGAGGTCAAGGACGTGCAGATCCGCGACGGCCTGCACATCCTCGGCCAGGCCCCGGAAGGGGAGGCCCGCGTCAATTTGGTGCTGGCCGTGCTGCGCGCCGCCCAGGTCTGGGGCGGGCGGGCCGGGGCGCTGCCCGGCCTGCGGGCGGCGCTGGCCCGCCGCTATGGGGTGGAGGAGAAAGAGCTGCTGGCCGAACCCGGCCGGAGGGTGCGCGTCCACTCCGCGCCGCACGACGAGAGGACCCCGGCCGGGACGGGAGAACCCGGGCAGCACGCCCCGCCGGGCGGCGAGGAGGACGGCGCCGCGCCTGAAGGGGCGATCCCCGTCCCGCATGCGCTCGCCGCCCGCTGGAAGCGGTGGCCCGAACCGCCGCACACCGCCTCCGACGTCGTCGACATCCTGGAGGACCTGGCCCGCCATCTGGTGGAGGGGATGGAGTCCCGCGGCTGGGACCCCGCCGCCTCCGGGACGGTCCTGGCCGAGGTGCTGGGGGAGGCCCCCTCGCCGGACGACGGGCCGCTGGAAGAGCTGCTGCACTTCGCCGCCACCGAGCTCGTCCCCCGCCTGGCCGCCACCGCCGGAGAGCTGGACGCGGTGCTGCATGCCCTGGACGGCGGGCACGTCCCCGCCGGGCCGTCCGGCTCGCCCACCCGCGGCCTGGTGAACGTCCTGCCGACCGGCCGCAACTTCTACTCCGTCGACCCCAAGGCCATCCCGTCCCGCAACGCCTGGGAGGTCGGGATGGCGCTGGCGGACTCGCTGCTCCGCCGCCACCTGGAGGAGACCGGCGCCTACCCGGCCGGCGTCGGGCTGACCGTGTGGGGCACCAGCGCCATGCGCACCCAAGGCGACGACATCGCCGAGGTGCTGGCGCTGATCGGCTGCCGCCCGGTGTGGGACGACGCCTCCCGCCGCGTCACCGGCTTCGAGGTGATCCCCCTGGAGGAGCTGGGCCGCCCCCGCATCGACGTCACCCTGCGCATCTCCGGTTTCTTCCGCGACGCCTTCCCCCACGTCATCGCCCTGCTGGATGACGCGATCCGGACCGTGGCCGAGCTGGCAGAACCCCCCGACCGCAACTACCTGCGCGCCCACGCCCTGGAGGACCGGGCCGCCCACGGCGACTGGCGGCGCGCCACCACCCGCATCTTCGGCTCCAAGCCCGGCGCCTACGGGGCGGGGTTGCTGCCGCTGATCGACGCCCGCAACTGGCGGGACGACCGCGACCTGGCCGAGGTGTACGCGGTGTGGGGCGGTTACGCCTACGGCCGTGGCTTGGACGGCCGGGAGGCTCGCGCCGACATGGAGGCGGCGTTCCGGCGGATCGCGGTGGCCGCCAAGAACGCCGACACCCGAGAACACGACATCGTCGACTCCGACGACTACTTCCAGTACCACGGCGGCATGGTCGCCATGGTCCGCGCCCTGACCGGCCGCAGCCCGGCCGCCTACATCGGCGACTCGGCCGTCCCCGACCAGGTGAAGACCCGCACCCTGGCCGAGGAGACCCGCCGGGTGTTCCGCGCCCGCGTGGTCAACCCCCGCTGGATCGCCGCGATGCGCCGCCACGGCTACAAGGGTGCCTTCGAACTGGCCGCCACCGTGGACTACCTGTTCGGCTACGACGCCACCGCCGGCGTGGTGGACGACTGGATGTACCAGACCCTCGCCGAAAAGTACGTCTTCGACGAGGAGAACCGCGCCTTCATGACCCGCTCCAACCCCTGGGCGCTGCGCGGCATCACCGAACGCCTCCTGGAGGCCGTCGATCGGGGCCTGTGGACCGACCCGGACCCGGACGTCCTGGACCGCCTGCGCACCGTCTACCTCGCCCTCGAAGGCGACCTGGAGGACGAGGACTGA